In the Mesotoga infera genome, one interval contains:
- a CDS encoding PAS domain-containing protein, which produces MTIIRGKLQVYLTSILIIVVSSIVFSMHSFQPVRLLAVLSEMVIIAVSLVAAYLLGNRDLHRGIPLGLILLSLSTYFDLLEALTGMNYFEFISVALLAVGFPVLLASSIYHIRERKKRISEFSAVLSNSLEGILLLDLSENILYPNKTACDLLGFGEEQLKMKKFSDFLSEEGKEKLREARSCLFSGKNLSAFEVELITSGESPIVAEISLVIGRNANENPDSIILTFKDVT; this is translated from the coding sequence TTGACTATCATAAGAGGTAAGCTGCAGGTATATCTGACATCAATTTTGATCATAGTTGTTTCGTCAATAGTATTTTCAATGCACTCTTTTCAGCCGGTCAGGCTGCTAGCTGTATTGAGTGAAATGGTTATTATTGCGGTTTCGCTCGTTGCGGCTTACCTCCTCGGGAACAGAGATCTTCATAGGGGAATACCTCTCGGACTCATTTTGCTGTCGCTTTCGACATACTTCGATTTACTCGAAGCGCTTACCGGAATGAATTACTTTGAGTTCATTTCCGTGGCTCTCTTAGCTGTAGGGTTTCCGGTTCTTCTGGCAAGTTCAATCTATCACATCAGGGAACGAAAAAAAAGAATCTCCGAATTCAGCGCAGTTTTAAGTAACTCGTTGGAGGGCATTCTTCTGCTGGATCTATCGGAAAATATCCTTTATCCGAACAAAACTGCATGTGATCTACTGGGATTCGGCGAAGAGCAACTGAAGATGAAGAAGTTTTCGGACTTTCTTTCTGAAGAGGGCAAGGAAAAATTGAGAGAAGCAAGATCTTGTCTCTTTTCAGGCAAGAATCTATCTGCATTTGAAGTCGAGCTGATTACGTCCGGCGAATCACCAATCGTTGCCGAGATTAGTCTGGTGATTGGAAGGAATGCAAATGAAAATCCTGATTCGATAATACTGACCTTCAAAGACGTAACG
- a CDS encoding chagasin has protein sequence MKKSLIAFCYIALIITSGFAFELKESAKSMSVTDLAILEVQENPSTGYLWHIFAEPTGVLRNFLEEHNTPSMMPGAPSVKGWIMTAAEEGKALITLKLFREWEGDKHSIDFRALTVNVAGEEKGQVDFNILMNEVSPGSTFTVTLEENASTGYSWQYQILGEAVIEIDKRVLADESGKVGAPSKVTWTFQAADDGNSAIVFRYFRSWEGEKSAVDYKAYNVCVQ, from the coding sequence ATGAAGAAATCACTAATAGCATTTTGTTATATCGCATTGATAATCACTTCTGGGTTTGCATTTGAGCTGAAAGAGTCGGCCAAATCAATGAGTGTAACTGATCTTGCCATACTCGAAGTTCAAGAAAATCCTTCCACAGGGTATCTCTGGCATATTTTCGCGGAACCTACCGGTGTCCTGAGAAACTTCCTTGAAGAGCACAATACCCCCAGTATGATGCCAGGAGCTCCCTCCGTCAAAGGCTGGATAATGACTGCAGCAGAAGAGGGGAAGGCATTGATAACCTTAAAACTCTTCAGGGAGTGGGAAGGAGATAAGCACTCGATAGACTTCAGGGCATTGACTGTTAATGTAGCTGGTGAGGAAAAAGGCCAGGTTGATTTCAATATTCTAATGAACGAGGTTTCCCCCGGCTCAACCTTCACTGTGACTCTGGAAGAGAATGCCAGCACAGGATACTCATGGCAGTATCAGATTCTTGGAGAGGCTGTCATTGAAATCGATAAGAGAGTCCTGGCCGATGAGAGTGGAAAAGTCGGAGCCCCTTCAAAAGTCACCTGGACTTTCCAGGCGGCAGATGATGGGAATTCGGCAATTGTTTTTAGATATTTTAGATCGTGGGAAGGCGAGAAATCAGCGGTAGATTATAAAGCCTACAATGTCTGTGTGCAATGA
- a CDS encoding M24 family metallopeptidase produces MNRFADQYGEIGANMPSEEERISEHNEVLLDRLDNIMPGLLQEENFDAWLVIGRENNEDPIISTLLPGSFYGASRITAFLLTKDKRFVLSPYGSKMEDFYESAWRVEDGDIFKSIATLLEDLRIESLGIDFSKDFAVADGITHSLFESLRNQLSGKVNLVSAENIAINWLQTRTDREIEIYRHLDRIAHIIIRNAFSRENISSCMTTTRDVEFLLKRLAVDIGLKTWFGPDVDFQRRGVDDPRSTGVIEEGDLLHCDFGFVFNGLATDTQQMFYLKMEGQSSVLEELQDVIFRTNEVQDILARNFIEGISGNELLRMSLKDAAEKGLDATIYSHPVGYHGHGAGPIIGLWNNQKGIKGTGDLKIRDSTCFAMELNNRTPVASWSGQSVYGFLEETVAFRDGEIDYLDGRQKELFLI; encoded by the coding sequence ATGAATAGATTTGCAGATCAGTACGGAGAGATAGGTGCCAATATGCCCTCTGAGGAAGAGAGAATCAGTGAACATAACGAAGTTCTGCTTGATAGACTGGATAATATCATGCCAGGTCTTCTTCAAGAAGAGAATTTCGACGCCTGGTTGGTTATCGGAAGGGAAAATAACGAAGATCCCATAATAAGCACGCTTCTTCCCGGCTCGTTCTACGGGGCCAGCAGGATAACTGCGTTTCTCTTGACAAAAGACAAGAGATTCGTGCTATCTCCTTATGGAAGCAAGATGGAAGACTTCTACGAAAGCGCATGGAGAGTCGAAGACGGAGATATTTTCAAGTCTATTGCAACGCTGCTTGAAGATCTGAGAATTGAGAGTCTTGGAATAGACTTCTCGAAAGATTTCGCAGTGGCCGACGGAATAACTCATTCTCTGTTCGAGTCGCTAAGAAATCAGCTAAGCGGTAAAGTGAATCTGGTGAGTGCCGAGAACATCGCAATCAACTGGCTGCAGACCAGAACAGACAGGGAGATTGAGATATACAGGCATCTCGACAGAATTGCGCACATAATAATCCGGAATGCGTTTTCTAGAGAGAATATATCGTCCTGTATGACGACAACTCGAGATGTTGAGTTTCTGCTAAAGCGACTTGCAGTAGATATTGGATTGAAAACATGGTTTGGGCCGGATGTTGACTTTCAAAGGCGCGGTGTGGACGACCCTAGAAGTACAGGAGTAATAGAGGAGGGAGATCTTCTACACTGTGATTTTGGTTTTGTCTTCAATGGTCTGGCGACAGATACACAGCAAATGTTTTACCTGAAAATGGAAGGTCAAAGTAGCGTTTTGGAAGAGCTGCAAGATGTCATTTTCAGGACGAACGAGGTTCAGGACATTCTGGCACGAAATTTCATTGAGGGTATCAGCGGTAACGAGCTGTTAAGAATGTCATTGAAAGACGCAGCAGAAAAAGGTCTCGATGCGACGATCTATTCGCATCCTGTTGGTTATCATGGACACGGCGCGGGGCCAATCATAGGACTTTGGAATAATCAGAAAGGGATTAAGGGTACGGGAGATCTTAAAATCAGGGATTCGACTTGCTTTGCCATGGAGTTGAACAACAGAACTCCGGTGGCTTCTTGGAGTGGCCAGTCGGTTTACGGATTCTTGGAGGAGACTGTCGCTTTCAGAGACGGCGAGATTGACTATTTAGATGGAAGACAGAAAGAACTTTTTCTAATATAG
- a CDS encoding GNAT family N-acetyltransferase, producing the protein MQSKIEEPKSEETALLHNVEPEKLQGIETIAEELGQNLMSLSVTELYTKGIVYVDNPEEPNIYVIWNCCDSILVGGRIEDNLLIPLRDLFSKTLMTLARGFGIPHLNFYSAPVMYERLGNILIGLGSRQVRRSLFQMRSSKDMKSGNCNNDNAPRRITRELLEMELTNTKALEGWIYSFWKDEESFLRNSGGYAVVRKGTILSWCIGVYRSADRIEVGLETVEESRNQGFGMAVSRACINEFLSNGLTVDWHCDSANSPSLSIARKLGFKEILEYSIYQIDT; encoded by the coding sequence ATGCAGAGTAAAATTGAGGAACCAAAATCGGAGGAGACAGCGTTGTTGCATAATGTGGAACCGGAAAAACTCCAGGGAATTGAGACTATCGCTGAGGAACTCGGCCAGAATCTCATGTCCTTGTCTGTAACAGAACTTTATACAAAGGGAATCGTGTACGTCGATAATCCCGAAGAGCCAAATATCTATGTAATCTGGAACTGCTGTGATTCGATTCTGGTTGGAGGCAGGATTGAAGATAATTTGCTCATTCCCTTGCGCGATCTCTTTTCTAAAACTCTTATGACGCTGGCAAGAGGTTTTGGAATTCCTCATCTGAATTTCTATTCAGCTCCAGTCATGTATGAAAGACTTGGAAACATCCTAATCGGTTTGGGTTCCAGGCAGGTGAGAAGATCTCTATTTCAGATGCGTTCATCGAAGGACATGAAAAGTGGAAATTGCAACAATGATAATGCTCCTCGAAGAATAACCAGAGAATTGCTTGAGATGGAACTGACTAATACCAAGGCGCTTGAGGGCTGGATATACTCTTTTTGGAAAGACGAGGAGTCCTTCCTACGTAATAGCGGTGGTTACGCAGTAGTCAGAAAAGGTACGATCCTAAGCTGGTGCATCGGCGTGTACAGATCTGCCGATAGAATTGAGGTAGGTCTGGAGACAGTCGAAGAATCCAGAAATCAGGGGTTCGGTATGGCTGTTTCAAGAGCATGTATAAATGAATTCTTATCGAACGGACTGACAGTTGACTGGCATTGCGACTCGGCGAATAGCCCTTCGCTATCGATTGCCAGGAAACTCGGGTTCAAAGAAATACTTGAATACAGTATCTATCAGATAGACACTTGA